In Thermosynechococcus sichuanensis E542, a single genomic region encodes these proteins:
- a CDS encoding PQQ-dependent sugar dehydrogenase, translated as MGAIGVFLGCSPIAQSDTPLPLLTSEPLLESQPPPTLAVRIETVVEGLEHPWAVTWLPDGSALITERPGRLRRFHQGRLGSPIPGVPPVFAQGQGGLLDVALHPRFAENNWVYLTYAHGTASANRTRLARGRLVGDRLEDVTVLFEVSQTKTGGQHFGSRLAWLPDGTLLMAIGDGGNPPLELEGKFIRQQAQNRRSHLGKIIRLRDDGTVPEDNPFVGDATATPELWSYGHRNIQGLVVDPVTETVWSTEHGSLGGDELNRIERGANYGWPVVTYSREYWGAEITPERRRPGMVDPLVVWTPAIAPSGLAVYRGDRAPQWQGALFAGGLVSQDVRKIRVNANNAVESRGRIPIGQRVRDVRQGPDGYLYVLTDDAQNGRLLRILPPT; from the coding sequence ATGGGAGCGATCGGGGTATTCCTAGGCTGTAGTCCCATTGCCCAGTCGGATACCCCATTACCTTTATTAACCTCTGAACCACTCTTAGAATCGCAGCCACCACCCACCTTGGCGGTACGCATTGAAACCGTTGTCGAAGGGTTGGAGCATCCTTGGGCAGTGACTTGGCTGCCGGATGGCAGTGCGTTGATTACGGAGCGCCCCGGACGGTTGCGGCGATTTCACCAAGGGCGTTTGGGGTCACCCATTCCTGGCGTGCCGCCGGTCTTTGCCCAAGGTCAAGGGGGCTTATTGGATGTCGCCCTTCACCCCCGCTTTGCTGAAAATAATTGGGTGTATCTCACCTATGCCCATGGCACAGCATCTGCGAATCGTACTCGCTTAGCACGGGGGCGTCTGGTGGGCGATCGCCTTGAAGATGTGACAGTTCTTTTTGAAGTCTCTCAGACAAAAACAGGCGGACAGCATTTTGGCTCCCGCTTGGCTTGGCTCCCCGACGGCACATTGCTCATGGCCATTGGCGATGGCGGCAATCCCCCGCTTGAACTGGAAGGTAAATTCATTCGCCAGCAAGCCCAAAACCGCCGTAGCCATTTGGGCAAAATTATTCGCCTGCGGGACGATGGCACTGTGCCAGAGGACAATCCCTTTGTGGGCGACGCCACGGCCACACCTGAACTCTGGAGCTACGGCCACCGCAATATCCAAGGACTCGTGGTTGATCCCGTCACAGAAACGGTCTGGTCAACGGAGCATGGCTCCCTCGGTGGCGATGAACTCAATCGCATTGAGCGCGGTGCAAACTATGGTTGGCCAGTGGTCACCTATAGCCGTGAGTATTGGGGCGCAGAAATTACCCCAGAGCGCCGCCGGCCGGGGATGGTGGATCCTTTGGTCGTGTGGACACCGGCCATTGCGCCTTCAGGGCTAGCAGTTTATCGGGGCGATCGCGCTCCCCAGTGGCAAGGTGCCCTCTTTGCTGGTGGTCTTGTCTCCCAAGATGTGCGCAAAATTCGAGTCAATGCTAATAATGCTGTTGAAAGCCGAGGGCGTATTCCGATTGGTCAGCGGGTACGGGATGTGCGCCAAGGCCCTGATGGTTACCTATACGTTCTCACCGACGATGCCCAAAATGGACGACTGTTGCGAATTCTACCCCCTACCTAG
- a CDS encoding Asr1405/Asl0597 family protein, with protein sequence MSTNPQLIAVQWQLRWPIYQRLTDLGVPCDYAPHRPLMVEVNSPLAALQVWSVVRQMSAPRETLIHWLEHCWQVNLSGSLGRG encoded by the coding sequence ATGTCCACAAACCCCCAGCTTATTGCAGTTCAGTGGCAACTACGTTGGCCAATCTACCAACGGCTCACTGATTTGGGTGTGCCTTGCGACTATGCTCCCCATCGCCCCCTGATGGTGGAGGTCAACTCTCCCCTAGCCGCATTGCAGGTGTGGTCAGTGGTGCGCCAAATGTCTGCTCCTCGGGAGACTTTGATCCACTGGCTCGAACACTGTTGGCAAGTAAATCTTTCGGGTTCCCTAGGTAGGGGGTAG
- the rpoD gene encoding RNA polymerase sigma factor RpoD, whose amino-acid sequence MTQANVLDVYDPATAPLEDEVALLSDYGLDAVEIEEEESEDFEEVSDDLDGKPTKGRASRRRTQVKKKHYTEDSIRLYLQEIGRIRLLRADEEIELARKIADLLEMERVRDRLCEKLGCTPEELERNPEPWAKELGMTVQAFRHRLFVGRKAKEKMVQSNLRLVVSIAKKYMNRGLSFQDLIQEGSLGLIRAAEKFDHEKGYKFSTYATWWIRQAITRAIADQSRTIRLPVHLYETISRIKKTTKLLSQEMGRKPTEEEIADRMEMTIEKLRFIAKSAQLPISLETPIGKEEDSRLGDFIESEGETPEDQVSKHLLREDLETVLCTLSPRERDVLKLRYGLDDGRMKTLEEIGQLFNVTRERIRQIEAKALRKLRHPNRNSVLKEYIR is encoded by the coding sequence ATGACCCAAGCGAATGTACTTGACGTTTACGACCCCGCAACAGCCCCCCTTGAAGATGAGGTGGCTCTACTCAGTGACTATGGCCTTGATGCCGTAGAAATCGAGGAAGAGGAGAGCGAAGACTTTGAGGAGGTCAGCGATGATCTTGACGGCAAGCCCACAAAAGGTCGTGCCAGCCGACGACGGACACAGGTGAAGAAGAAACATTACACCGAGGACTCAATTCGCCTTTATTTGCAAGAAATTGGCCGCATTCGCCTGTTACGTGCCGACGAGGAAATTGAACTGGCTCGTAAAATTGCCGATCTCCTAGAAATGGAGCGAGTGCGCGATCGCCTATGTGAAAAACTGGGCTGTACCCCTGAGGAGCTTGAGCGCAATCCTGAGCCTTGGGCCAAGGAACTGGGGATGACGGTACAGGCCTTTCGCCATCGTCTCTTTGTCGGTCGCAAAGCCAAGGAGAAAATGGTGCAGTCGAACCTGCGACTGGTGGTGTCGATCGCCAAAAAGTACATGAACCGGGGGCTATCCTTTCAGGACTTGATTCAAGAGGGCAGCCTAGGGCTAATCCGTGCTGCCGAAAAATTTGATCACGAAAAGGGCTATAAATTCTCCACCTATGCCACATGGTGGATTCGTCAAGCCATTACCCGCGCCATTGCTGATCAATCCCGCACCATTCGTCTGCCGGTGCACCTGTACGAAACAATCTCCCGCATTAAGAAAACCACCAAGCTCCTCTCACAGGAAATGGGGCGCAAACCCACCGAAGAAGAAATTGCCGATCGCATGGAAATGACAATTGAAAAACTGCGCTTCATTGCCAAATCAGCACAACTGCCCATCTCCCTAGAAACCCCCATTGGCAAAGAAGAGGATTCCCGTCTGGGGGACTTCATTGAATCCGAGGGTGAAACCCCCGAAGATCAAGTGTCCAAGCACCTGCTGCGCGAAGATTTAGAGACCGTATTGTGTACCCTTAGCCCTCGCGAGCGAGATGTGTTAAAACTGCGGTATGGCTTGGACGATGGTCGCATGAAAACGTTGGAGGAAATTGGTCAACTCTTTAACGTGACCCGTGAGCGCATTCGCCAAATTGAGGCCAAAGCTCTGCGGAAACTGCGCCATCCCAACCGCAACAGTGTCCTCAAAGAATACATTCGTTAA